The Peromyscus maniculatus bairdii isolate BWxNUB_F1_BW_parent chromosome 6, HU_Pman_BW_mat_3.1, whole genome shotgun sequence genomic interval CCAGGGACACCTCTTGGGCTTCCCGGCCCCTAATTTATTATAGCTAAAATATGGCAGCTTGCAAAGCTGCATTGGACGATGTACATTCCATCATCCACACATGGCCACCAAACTCTAGAAATATGGCTAATGCTGCCAAGATGAAATATATGCCagtttttgaaaaatgtaaaatatccaTAAAGTGTTTATATTGATTGCATGTTAAAATGCCAATTTATTAACGGACCTATTGAAGTTTACTATTAAAATTAATTCCACCAGTTCCTTTTCAGATTTTCTAATGATGAAAGCTCTCCTTGTATTTCCAGAGGATGGCATTGTCATGTGCTCTCTTGGACTCAGCTCCAGGAGCCTCCACCACTCCTGCTCCTGGAGCTGATTCTGTACAGATGTTCTATCTGAACAATGGAGGAGCTATCCATTATGACAACTAAGTGATCTTTTCTTTGTATTGATTGTAATTTCCAGCCaaggtaatttaatttttttttttccgtttcaGCAAAACTCGGACAGCCAGTAATTAAGAGTTTTAAACAAGTTGGTCGGAAACTGAACGTGACAGTAGAAGACCCGCGTACGCTGGTCAGACGGAACGGCACCTTCCTCACCCTGCGGGACGTTTTCGGCAAGGACTTGAGTTACACACTCTTTTATCGGAGAGACGCGAGCACAGGAAAGGTGAGaaatttctcattcatttttatgccTTGTTTTATAGACCCTTGATTCTCCACGGCCCGCTGCTTTCTTTCCTAGTTCAAATACAGCAGACTAGGGGTTGTCACGGTGGTATGGACGACAGGTCCTCGCTCTCCTGTCACTTTTGAGTTAGTTGCCTTGTGCCCTTGTGCCCAGACATTCCAGTTTCTCAACCAAGGAGCTGGACCAGATAATCTCCGAGGGCTGGGGCCGGGGGATGacttattaattaatttgtgtgtgcacatgcgtgcatgtgtgcatgccgctttgtgatgctggggattgtTACCCAGGCCTGGTACACCAgacaagttctctaccactgagttacatccctggCCCCCAAATGTAGCCTCTTCagtgattctatttttttttccctatagaAAAAGGGGCTGAACTGAGTTGGATGTACCTCAGTTGTACCTTTTCAGCCTTGGTGAAAGCATCCTTAGCAGTTATCAGGAGTTACTGGTCAGCCCAGTAATTTCTAATCCTCCTATGTCAATGATGTCTGCACAGAGCTTGGTTAGATCCCAGGTTTCACCCTCCTCAGTGACTAAATAAGGGGAAAGAATTCGTGCTGAGTCTCGACGAACTAAGCGCTCTTTATCTTTTCACAGAAAGAAGCCACTACAAGCACTAATAATTTTTCCATTGATGTGGATCAAGGAGGAAGCTACTGCTTCTTTGTCCAAGCTCTGATTAACTCCAggaaaattaaccaaaagagcCCAGAAAGCATCACCGAGTGCACGGACCAATGGAGAAGTATAATGGGAGGTGAGTGGCCATGGCTGTCAGTGGCCTGGTGGGCTGCCCCACGTCGGAGACAGCATGGACCTCTTTGGTTCAAACATTCTGGGAGAAATGACTTTAGGGtgttttagggtttcttttgGGTTCTCTTCGGGGCATTTAGAAATGATTCCATGTGGCCCCCTTGGTTAGCAAGCACTTTTCTGGGCACTCGCAATGGGTCCAGTTCTGTGGGGCATTGGGTATGCAGAGCACAGTTAGGACTTAAGTCTCGGTCACGGCCATCTCTGGCTGTGTTTGCGGACACTATGATCTGGGGGGCAGTGGCTTCTGGACCAGCTAGCTCTGGACATGGCAGATATTTCAGCACACCTATGATGGCCTGTTGCTacaggggatgtgtgtgtgtgtgtgtgtgtgtgtgtgtgtgtgtgtgtgtgtgtgtgtgtgtatgtgaacacacactcTGGGTGTTCAGTGTCATGCCTGAAAGCCTGTGGATATCCCTCTGGGCCCCATAGAGAAGGGGCGTTGCATGCGAtcagggaagaagaggcaggggaCAGGAGCAGTGGCCTGACCCCTGTTAAGTTTCAAGTCATTATGTTAAGGCaagtaagccagactcagaaagactacTGCCACAGTTTTCTCTTATATAtgtggtattttaaaattatatacgtgtgtgtgtgtgtgtgtgtgtgtgtgtgtgtgtgtgtgtgtgtgtaggtcatggaactagaaagaggaccatgagagagaagggagagctATAAGGGAAAGGGAATGGAATAGATGTGATAAGAAAGTACAGGGGTGGCCTATCTGGAGAAAGACAAAGGGGTATGGGCGCAAGGGATGAATGAGAACAAAGTCTAATTACATGTACTTATGAAAATGCCACCATTAAACCCATTACTTTAAATGCTaacctaaaaataatattttaaaatgcaagaatACATTGAAGTATTCTGCCTTCTTACTCCTATTGACAGAAAGTTCTTTCCACTGGGCCCACACCCCTCTGGGCCAGCTCCTGAACCACAAGCCTCCAGATTCCCTTTCCTAAGCTCTACTCTAATTCTGTGGCCTCACCTCTATCCTCTGAGGTATTTCCTCTAGAAAGCCTCCTCGCTACATCAGCCAGCTACTGTCTCCTCATCTCCTGCACCACACTGGATCTCCTCTTTGCCCTTCCCATTCATCTTCTACTATGATCTCGGCCACCAAACACAGGGTCCCTTTTGGCCACATTTCCAATGCCTGTTCTTGCATCTGACTCCAGGGGGTCTTCTCTATCCTAGGAACATAGGGTGACTCATTTAATGCTATAGTCATTATCAGTTTCTCTCAAGCATATGAAGCTGGGTAAATTCCTTTTTAATCTAAGAATGGTAGAAAGAGTGGaagaaatagacttcaaatttcAAAAAAGCAGGATGGTGTCATTTGGGGTCACGCCCACCTGTGAATGGGATTTGAGCCTCCAAattgactttgtgtgtgtttttttttttttttcagaaacactCATCATTGTGGGAGCAGTGGTGTTCGTGGTcaccatctttatcatcctcctGTCCATATATCTGTGCAAGCGGAGAcagagcagagctgggcagaaaaggaaggagacCTCCCCACTTCGAGTGGCATAGAGGAAGGAGGCTGAAGCCACTAAGTGCCACACGAGCTGCATAGCACTGTTACCGAGACCTCCGATGGGAACAGAGGATGTGGAGCGTGGAGCTCGAAGAGTCTGCTTCAGAAAGGCTCCCTGTGACCCGATATTCCAGCCAACGCTCTGATTCCAACACTAGCATTTGTCACTTTAAAATGTACTGAGCGGTACAGACTGGTGAACACTACAGCGTCTCTTGCACAAATGCTTTTTTAGATTGTGTATTCTACACTCAGGAAGACACTAGGTCACTGGGGGACTTTTGGAAGGGCCCTGGAGAAGCGAGTTCATGGGCTCTAGGGCAGTACAGTGGAAACTGGTGGACTTTTCTAACAGCTGCCCTTCTGTAAAGCGGTATGTGGTTTATTTGTCTCCCCTTCTAGGTACTTTTGGAAGTTCAAAGCAACTGGTAGACTTTCATATTAATGTGTTAAATGCAGAATATTTCTGCTTGGGGCATCTTTCTGATATGTGTTACAATTCAGCACTTTAATGACAATGGTGGGGATTAAACATCGATagccatttctatttttataagacTACTCTATAAAGAAACTGCACTGAGTTTTATGACTTAAGGTACTTCAAAGTGTCTATGGTTAACCTtgcacatatttatataaattttaaaggttTTGTATATGGGTTTTTCTATGTATATAGCTTCTATTTGTAtatattgaaataatttatttaatatacttttatataaataaagGCCATTGGGAATTGAGACTATTACATTTATGTCttccatttattatttactaCTTGGAATTTGCATTAGGTGACTTTGCTGCAGTAACACATGATCCTAAAACTCTCAGTGGCTTACAACAGTGGATAGTTTTCACTGACACCACATTTGTGAGTCTTGGTAGGCGATGGCTCCTTGTAGTGTCTTCTCAAACAAAGCAGAGATCTCTATTTGGATCAGAGCaaaggtgaacacacacacacacacacacacacacacacacacacacatacacacacacacacaccaaaaatcaaataccaaacaccaaacaaataaacccaGGTTGCTGCACCTTCAATGTTtaagccactttaaaaaaaatcactattgaggttataatataatcacatcaatTCCTCCTCTGGACCCTTGGTCTCAATCAAACTCgtggtctttgttttttttttttttttttttttttttttttttttttttttggtttttcgagacagggtttctctgtgtagctttgcgcctttcctggagctcacttggtagcccaggctggcctcgaactcacagcgatccgcctggctctgcctcccgagtgctgggattaaaggcgtgcgccaccaccgcccggccaaactcGTGGTCTTAAAAGTTCTGGTCCATACTTTGGTTCACATGGCCAAACAAGTCATGTGACCAAGCCTGATAAGATTTGACCTTCTGAGAAGGACCAGAAGTCACAAATTGATGGGCAGGGATATAATCTTACAGACAAGGAAGAAAATGCTGAAATCCAGTACAGATGAGAGATCTCTTCCCATAGTCACTCACTTGCATTGTGGATGAGgctaaaagaggaagaaaactgcTCTTGACTATTTATTATCTTGACAAAAATTAGATCCAAAAGGGAGTGAGAGAGATGGAACGAAGTCTCTGGACTGGGAGCTCTTTGTGGGTGACCACTGAGTTTAGCTCTTGGTTTAGACCTCATTTGAGGAGACTAAGCCCAAGGACTTGGTCATGCCGAGCTGACTTGGTGAGACCTTCACACGCAGCAAACTCTGCTGTACAGAAGGAAGATTGGAAGCGGATGAAGATGAAGGTCTGAGTTGCCTAAACCACAAACCTGTTTGGCTTCCCTCTGGAAGGCTGGGGAGCTGCCAGCGGCCCATCTAACCTGGTAGTTACTTTACTTGTTTACTCAGTAACAAACATGCTCAGTTTCCCACTGCAGGGGCTGAGCCTGCTTGCACCCCTGCAGCGTTTGCTGGAGCAGCAAAGGGCATGTGCGGCAGTCCAGAGAGAGGAGGGCCAGGCTTGGTTCACGTCCTCAGAGAAGGGTGCCTTTGCCCTTATCTTGAGTTCCTGCTCACACGTCTTGCCGAGGACAAAGAGCTCCATGTACCACGTGAAGGGCAGAGCAGGCTGCAGGGGCTTGTGCCTGGCCCTGCCTTTCTCTGCCAGGAATAATTATAGCATTATGTAATTCCCTTCCTTCATAATCTAAGGAATTTGAATTATCCACAGACTGAAAGCAGGTCTGGATATAAATAAGGTACCTAGCTGTTCACAGAGGGAGGAAGGCTTCCCAGATCTGGTGAGGCAGTAATGCAAGGATCAGAGGGCTCCACTCCAAACGTTACCCACTGGGCGCAGCCACACCCCTTCTTATTGCTGACACTAAACAGCTGCTCCTTGATCATCACGGCGATGAGCTGAACAGCTGAAACCAGACACCAGGATTTGCTGCCCTCTAGTGGGCCAAGCTGAACACCTCCTTACCTTACTACCTACTGATAAAGCTTACTACTAACTAATAAAAAGAACTTACGTGCTTTCTACGGatattttttccctcttaaattAGTTTGGCGTATACGGAAGAAACTAGAATATGTGAACTCTGAGGACAGTGACAGCTGATGGCTCTTAGTCTCAGTACCAACCTCTTAAACAAACAATCTTGCTCCATCAGAAAAAACTCGTTTCCAAATGCCTACACGGTCTAGGACATCTGCATTATATTCCTCCAACTgttggcttcctttttttttttcatttaatcttGGATTTAATACTGTGGGATTAATCCCAATTAAGGAGAGAAGCTCTCAAATGACTATCATGTAAATTTGTTTATCGCAGCAGGAACCCTCTCTTTACACAAAAGGATGATCTAACTGGGTGGTGCACATAGACGATCTGGGTAGCAAGATAAGACAGTTTTGGGATGTGACACAGACTTCTGGAATATGCTTTCCCACAAGTCCCCCCCATGGACTTTTCACTGGACCTATTGTAACTAATTTTTTTCAGCAAGCTGAAGTGGGGTTTTCTGTTCTCTGTGATCAGGTTTTCTGTTCCTTGTAGTCAAATACACCCAAACTAACACTGTATAATCATTAAT includes:
- the F3 gene encoding tissue factor isoform X2; the protein is MNFKTILEWKPKPVDYVYNVEISSGSSDWKIKCFLTPNTECDLTDEIVQDVRRIYQARVLSVPRNNTYLGNPPLTNAPEFLPYRDTKLGQPVIKSFKQVGRKLNVTVEDPRTLVRRNGTFLTLRDVFGKDLSYTLFYRRDASTGKKEATTSTNNFSIDVDQGGSYCFFVQALINSRKINQKSPESITECTDQWRSIMGETLIIVGAVVFVVTIFIILLSIYLCKRRQSRAGQKRKETSPLRVA
- the F3 gene encoding tissue factor isoform X1 encodes the protein MAIPVRPRLLAALAPTFLGCLLAQVTVAAGTPPKAFNLTWKSMNFKTILEWKPKPVDYVYNVEISSGSSDWKIKCFLTPNTECDLTDEIVQDVRRIYQARVLSVPRNNTYLGNPPLTNAPEFLPYRDTKLGQPVIKSFKQVGRKLNVTVEDPRTLVRRNGTFLTLRDVFGKDLSYTLFYRRDASTGKKEATTSTNNFSIDVDQGGSYCFFVQALINSRKINQKSPESITECTDQWRSIMGETLIIVGAVVFVVTIFIILLSIYLCKRRQSRAGQKRKETSPLRVA